Proteins co-encoded in one Capsicum annuum cultivar UCD-10X-F1 chromosome 9, UCD10Xv1.1, whole genome shotgun sequence genomic window:
- the LOC107848619 gene encoding uncharacterized protein LOC107848619 isoform X1, protein MLQKEATIARRFRTGGGSMNHIIHVDIGQGQFDIISLSGSFMRLKSGVIGFLNLSVTSPDGSDYGVVLAGKLKAVTPVALRCFSPYVEKPESKAPSSTPPPIF, encoded by the exons ATGCTCCAAAAAGAAGCAACAATAGCCAGAAGATTCAG GACAGGAGGTGGATCTATGAATCACATAATCCATGTGGACATTGGACAG GGTCAATTCGATATCATCTCGTTATCAGGGTCTTTTATGCGATTAAAAAGTGGCGTAATAGGTTTTCTTAACCTATCAGTGACTAGTCCAGATGGTAGTGATTACGGTGTTGTTCTTGCAGGAAAGCTCAAGGCTGTCACTCCG GTGGCTTTGAGATGCTTCAGTCCGTACGTGGAAAAACCTGAGTCGAAGGCTCCATCTTCAACTCCACccccaattttctga
- the LOC107848619 gene encoding AT-hook motif nuclear-localized protein 1 isoform X2, whose protein sequence is MNHIIHVDIGQGQFDIISLSGSFMRLKSGVIGFLNLSVTSPDGSDYGVVLAGKLKAVTPVALRCFSPYVEKPESKAPSSTPPPIF, encoded by the exons ATGAATCACATAATCCATGTGGACATTGGACAG GGTCAATTCGATATCATCTCGTTATCAGGGTCTTTTATGCGATTAAAAAGTGGCGTAATAGGTTTTCTTAACCTATCAGTGACTAGTCCAGATGGTAGTGATTACGGTGTTGTTCTTGCAGGAAAGCTCAAGGCTGTCACTCCG GTGGCTTTGAGATGCTTCAGTCCGTACGTGGAAAAACCTGAGTCGAAGGCTCCATCTTCAACTCCACccccaattttctga
- the LOC107848619 gene encoding uncharacterized protein LOC107848619 isoform X3: MRPGQFDIISLSGSFMRLKSGVIGFLNLSVTSPDGSDYGVVLAGKLKAVTPVALRCFSPYVEKPESKAPSSTPPPIF, translated from the exons ATGAGGCCG GGTCAATTCGATATCATCTCGTTATCAGGGTCTTTTATGCGATTAAAAAGTGGCGTAATAGGTTTTCTTAACCTATCAGTGACTAGTCCAGATGGTAGTGATTACGGTGTTGTTCTTGCAGGAAAGCTCAAGGCTGTCACTCCG GTGGCTTTGAGATGCTTCAGTCCGTACGTGGAAAAACCTGAGTCGAAGGCTCCATCTTCAACTCCACccccaattttctga